A DNA window from Helianthus annuus cultivar XRQ/B chromosome 15, HanXRQr2.0-SUNRISE, whole genome shotgun sequence contains the following coding sequences:
- the LOC110912926 gene encoding protein trichome birefringence-like 41: MKSNINPNLRVFFLIVISILSPSVVAIGCDMFQGNWIVDESYPLYNVSTCPFLEKEFNCVNNGRPDLMYLKFRWQPHGCSLSRFDGPNFLEKLRGKTIMFVGDSLSRNQWLSMLCMIHSSIPSATYAVNISIIQDTTTYTFSDYGLKVAYHHNLYLVDIVKQRIGRVLKLDSLTAGKLWLDADYLVFNTWHWWNRRGASQPFDYIQDGSHIYKDMDRVVAFGKAVVTWGRWVDANLSVNKTKVFFQGISPSHYNGSDWGEPKARSCSGQKIPLLSTTYPGASPPALAVLKNSLQTIKRPVTLLDITNLSLLRVDGHPSAYGLAAVDCSHWCLAGVPDTWNVLLYNLMFQENDNL, encoded by the exons ATGAAGTCGAACATAAACCCCAATTTGCGAGTGTTCTTCCTTATCGTCATCAGCATTTTATCGCCATCAGTTGTGGCAATCGGCTGTGACATGTTCCAGGGAAATTGGATAGTGGATGAATCATACCCGCTGTACAACGTATCCACGTGCCCATTCCTCGAAAAGGAATTCAATTGTGTTAACAATGGCCGTCCTGACTTGATGTATCTCAAATTTCGATGGCAGCCGCACGGCTGCAGCTTATCCAG ATTTGATGGCCCGAACTTTTTGGAAAAATTAAGAGGGAAAACCATTATGTTCGTAGGAGATTCACTTAGTCGAAACCAGTGGTTGTCAATGCTATGTATGATCCACTCGTCTATACCAAGTGCAACTTATGCGGTCAATATCTCTATTATTCAAGACACAACGACATACACCTTCTCG GATTATGGGTTGAAAGTGGCATACCATCACAATTTGTACCTAGTAGATATAGTGAAGCAAAGGATTGGGAGAGTGTTGAAGTTAGATTCTTTGACGGCTGGGAAGCTATGGTTAGACGCTGATTACCTTGTGTTTAACACGTGGCATTGGTGGAATCGAAGAGGAGCCAGTCAACC ATTTGACTATATACAAGACGGGAGTCATATCTACAAGGACATGGATCGTGTAGTTGCTTTTGGAAAGGCCGTTGTTACATGGGGTCGATGGGTTGATGCTAATCTTTCTGTTAACAAAACAAAAGTGTTTTTTCAAGGGATATCACCCTCTCATTACAA TGGCAGCGATTGGGGAGAACCAAAGGCAAGATCTTGTTCCGGTCAGAAAATTCCTCTTCTAAGCACCACCTATCCCGGAGCTTCACCACCTGCATTGGCGGTCCTGAAGAACTCACTCCAAACTATCAAGAGACCGGTCACTTTGCTTGACATAACTAACCTTTCTTTGCTCCGGGTAGACGGCCACCCGTCGGCTTACGGCCTAGCAGCAGTGGATTGCAGCCACTGGTGTCTCGCCGGAGTTCCAGATACATGGAATGTTTTGCTATACAACCTTATGTTCCAGGAAAATGACAATTTATAA